Proteins encoded within one genomic window of Pongo pygmaeus isolate AG05252 chromosome 4, NHGRI_mPonPyg2-v2.0_pri, whole genome shotgun sequence:
- the LOC129036118 gene encoding LOW QUALITY PROTEIN: uncharacterized protein C5orf60-like (The sequence of the model RefSeq protein was modified relative to this genomic sequence to represent the inferred CDS: inserted 1 base in 1 codon) — protein MPRAQLPEDSSAVDMDILFPLDGVIGTELCSSPIPQIIHFILFIVFSLVILIILRPYIPREPSSVPPREENSENGQAEVRGWFRIRNKYTTLKDCRVLLKELENLEVYTLLSKKCLKKLSREGSSHHLPRQVRPGPVYKRASARKHRPRGVRGKASPTSFHVSPRASPAPLASMPTSVPKTXVESLGYLSSLSSSQASEAFRPLKHPSHRPPVSTLSPNPTTSAESLGYLSSLSSSQPPEPLRPLKHPSHKPRGRSPPPRRNPGWVSWTDSTQADSETDAIIYLMCKAPEHSCLHSWWVPSSPEHSCLHSWWVPSSPEHSCLHSWWVPSSPEHFCLHSWWVPSSPRVIRGVGRRSDPDLVLSWRQEAARAWCHCTSSQFPFEHPNLPTHLPEASF, from the exons ATGCCCAGGGCTCAGTTGCCTGAGGACAGCAGTGCAGTTGACATGGATATTCTCTTTCCTCTGGACGGTGTTATTGGTACAGAGCTGTGCTCCAGCCCCATTCCCCAGATCATCCATTTCATCCTCTTCATTGTGTTTAGCCTGGTGATCCTGATCATCTTACGCCCCTACATTCCCAGGGAGCCATCCTCAGTGCCTCCCAGAGAGGAGAACAGCGAGAAC GGTCAAGCTGAAGTGAGGGGGTGGTTCAGGATCAGAAATAAATATACCACTTTGAAAG ATTGCAGAGTTCTCTTGAAAGAACTGGAGAACCTTGAGGTCTACACTCTCCTGTCGAAAAA GTGCCTGAAGAAGCTCTCTAGGGAGGGCAGCTCCCATCACCTTCCACGCCAAGTCCGCCCAGGGCCAGTGTACAAACGAGCATCTGCTAGGAAGCACCGGCCACGTGGGGTGCGTGGGAAAGCTTCTCCCACCAGCTTCCATGTGTCCCCACGGGCTTCCCCAGCTCCTCTGGCCTCCATGCCGACATCAGTCCCAAAGA TCGTAGAGTCCTTGGGGTATCTGTCATCCCTGAGCTCCTCCCAGGCATCAGAGGCTTTTCGTCCCCTGAAGCACCCTTCACACCGGCCACCTGTGAGCACCCTATCACCAAACCCGACCACCTCCGCAGAATCCTTGGGGTACCTGTCATCCCTGAGCTCCTCCCAGCCACCAGAGCCTTTGCGTCCCCTGAAGCACCCTTCACACAAGCCACGTGGGCGTTCCCCTCCCCCACGACGGAATCCTGGCTGGGTGTCCTGGACCGACTCCACACAGGCTGATTCCGAAACTGACGCCATAATATACCTAATGTGCAAGGCCCCTGAGCACTCCTGTCTACACAGCTGGTGGGTGCCTTCTAGCCCTGAGCACTCCTGTCTACACAGCTGGTGGGTGCCTTCTAGCCCTGAGCACTCCTGTCTACACAGCTGGTGGGTGCCTTCTAGCCCTGAGCACTTCTGTCTACACAGCTGGTGGGTGCCTTCTAGCCCTCGAGTGATCCGAGGCGTTGGTCGCCGCAGTGATCCCGACCTGGTCCTCTCCTGGAGGCAGGAGGCTGCTAGAGCctggtgccactgcacctcctCACAGTTCCCATTCGAGCACCCTAATCTTCCCACCCACCTACCAGAGGCTTCCTTCTAG